In the Sus scrofa isolate TJ Tabasco breed Duroc chromosome 7, Sscrofa11.1, whole genome shotgun sequence genome, one interval contains:
- the ZBTB22 gene encoding zinc finger and BTB domain-containing protein 22 — MEPSPMSPGGAALPLPLSLAPPPLPLPAAAVVHVSFPEVTSALLESLNQQRLQGQLCDVSIRVQGREFRAHRAVLAASSPYFHDQVLLKGMTSISLPSVMDPGAFETVLASAYTGRLSMAAADIVNFLTVGSVLQMWHIVDKCTELLREGRASATTTTVTTAAATSVTVPGAGVPPGSGGSVAPAAVGSVRSHASSRASENQSPSSSNYFSPRESTDFSSSSQEAFAASAVGSGERRGGGPVFPAPVVGSGGATSGKLLLEADELCDDGGDGRGAVVPGAGLRRPVYAPPSIVPQKHWVYVKRGGTCPAPAPLAPQDPDLEEDEEEEDLVLTCEDDEDEELGGGSHVPPGGEPETTLSISDVRTLSEPPDKGEEQVNFCESSNDFGPYESGGPGGGLEDSGGPTPSSYAPSHPPRPLLPLDMQGNQILVFPSSSSTSSSSSQAPGQPPGNQTEHGAVTLGGASAGALGMPGGTGGTPGGTGSGDGNKIFLCHCGKAFSHKSMRDRHVNMHLNLRPFDCPVCNKKFKMKHHLTEHMKTHTGLKPYECGVCAKKFMWRDSFMRHRGHCERRHRLGGGGAGAGAGAGPGGPTGPAVQPKRESPGRGSGDEASGTTPPPSRRVWSPPSVHKVEMGFGGGGGAN, encoded by the coding sequence ATGGAGCCATCTCCTATGTCTCCGGGTGGGGCCGCACTCCCTCTGCCTCTATCACTGGCCCCCCCGCCACTGCCCCTGCCTGCGGCTGCGGTGGTACACGTGTCCTTCCCTGAGGTGACCAGTGCCCTCCTGGAGTCCCTCAATCAACAGCGGCTGCAGGGCCAGCTCTGTGATGTGTCCATCCGAGTGCAGGGACGGGAGTTCAGGGCTCATCGTGCTGTTTTGGCTGCGTCCTCCCCTTATTTCCACGACCAGGTCTTACTCAAGGGCATGACCTCCATCTCACTGCCCAGCGTCATGGACCCCGGAGCCTTCGAGACTGTGTTGGCTTCAGCTTACACTGGCCGGCTCAGCATGGCCGCTGCCGACATTGTCAACTTCCTCACAGTGGGGTCTGTGCTCCAGATGTGGCACATCGTGGACAAGTGCACTGAACTCCTCCGAGAGGGCCGGGCttcagccaccaccaccaccgtcactACTGCTGCAGCAACATCCGTCACTGTCCCTGGTGCAGGGGTCCCCCCCGGGAGTGGGGGCAGTGTAGCCCCTGCTGCTGTGGGCTCCGTGCGCTCTCATGCCTCCAGCCGGGCCAGTGAGAATCAGTCCCCCAGCAGCAGCAACTACTTCAGCCCCCGGGAGTCCACTGATTTCTCCTCTTCATCCCAAGAGGCTTTTGCGGCTTCTGCAGTGGGCAGCGGGGAGCGTCGAGGTGGTGGCCCTGTGTTCCCAGCCCCGGTGGTTGGCAGTGGAGGGGCTACCTCTGGGAAGCTGCTGCTGGAGGCAGATGAGCTGTGTGATGATGGCGGGGATGGGAGGGGGGCGGTggtccctggggctgggctccgGCGGCCGGTCTATGCACCCCCCAGCATCGTACCACAGAAACACTGGGTGTACGTGAAGCGGGGTGGAACCTGCCCCGCACCAGCACCCCTGGCTCCCCAAGACCCAGACCTggaggaagatgaggaggaggaagacttgGTGTTGACCTGTGAGGATGATGAAGATGAAGAGCTGGGGGGTGGCTCCCATGTTCCACCAGGGGGAGAACCTGAGACGACCCTTAGCATTAGTGATGTCCGGACCCTGTCTGAGCCTCCAGACAAGGGAGAGGAGCAGGTCAATTTCTGTGAGTCCTCCAATGACTTTGGCCCCTATGAGAGTGGGGGTCCCGGAGGGGGGCTTGAGGATTCAGGGGGACCAACCCCTTCCTCCTatgctccctcccaccctcctagGCCCCTGCTTCCGCTGGACATGCAGGGCAACCAGATCCTAGTCTTCCCATCCTCTtcatccacctcctcctcctcctcacaggCTCCAGgccagccaccagggaaccaaACTGAACACGGGGCTGTGACGCTGGGGGGCGCGTCAGCAGGGGCCCTGGGCATGCCGGGTGGCACTGGTGGGACCCCTGGAGGAACAGGCAGTGGGGATGGAAATAAGATCTTTCTGTGCCACTGCGGGAAGGCCTTCTCCCATAAGAGCATGCGCGATCGGCACGTGAACATGCACCTGAACCTGCGGCCCTTTGACTGCCCCGTGTGCAACAAGAAGTTCAAGATGAAGCATCACCTGACGGAGCACATGAAGACTCACACAGGCCTCAAGCCCTACGAGTGCGGCGTCTGCGCCAAGAAGTTCATGTGGCGAGACAGCTTCATGCGCCACCGGGGACACTGTGAGCGCCGGCACCGCCTaggtgggggcggggccggggccggggctggggcgggACCCGGGGGGCCCACCGGGCCAGCCGTGCAACCCAAGAGAGAGTCTCCAGGCCGGGGCAGCGGCGACGAGGCGAGTGGGACCACGCCCCCGCCCAGCCGACGGGTCTGGTCCCCGCCCAGTGTCCATAAGGTGGAAATGGGCTTCGGTGGGGGCGGAGGAGCAAACTGA